In a single window of the Prochlorococcus marinus str. AS9601 genome:
- a CDS encoding nicotinate-nucleotide adenylyltransferase, with amino-acid sequence MGKRIALFGTSADPPTIGHKKILEELSKIYAFTISYVSNNPKKTHIEDISIRSHLLKTLIDDLDNPKILFNQQISSQWALESAKKCKEIYKFNNLDFVIGSDLIKDIFYWKNFDKIISEVSFLIILREGYPIESNTLKMLETYKVKFKISNIKTPNISSSKVRLNFKCSNLPSSLIDIVKKNNLYESIKLVE; translated from the coding sequence ATGGGAAAAAGGATTGCTTTATTTGGTACGAGTGCTGATCCACCTACAATTGGACACAAAAAAATTCTTGAAGAATTATCCAAAATTTATGCTTTTACCATTAGCTATGTGAGCAACAACCCCAAAAAAACACACATAGAGGATATCTCAATTCGTAGCCATTTATTGAAAACGCTTATTGATGATTTAGATAATCCGAAAATTTTATTTAATCAACAAATAAGTAGCCAATGGGCTTTAGAGTCAGCCAAAAAATGTAAAGAAATTTATAAATTTAATAATTTAGATTTTGTTATTGGTAGTGATTTAATTAAAGATATTTTTTACTGGAAAAATTTTGACAAAATTATTTCGGAGGTAAGTTTTTTGATAATTCTAAGAGAGGGATACCCTATTGAATCAAATACTCTTAAAATGTTAGAAACTTATAAAGTCAAATTTAAGATTTCAAACATCAAAACCCCAAACATTTCAAGTTCTAAGGTTAGATTAAATTTTAAATGTTCTAATTTACCGTCGTCGTTAATAGATATAGTTAAGAAGAATAATTTATATGAATCCATCAAATTAGTTGAATGA
- a CDS encoding NAD+ synthase: MKFLLAQINPVVGDLEGNAKKILNIASKASSISADFVLTPELSLWGYPANDLLLKKNLIKNQYQILDKLASDTNKKYGNLSITVGIAELINDSFFPNLYNSIALVEGGEWRIIARKIILPTYEVFDEKRYFRSEEKVSVLIKKIKNQTWRLGFTICEDLWVNKNIEGRGIHRKNPIVDLKKKEVDILVNLSASPYTLKKLELRSKVSSFAAQYLQVPLIYVNQIGANDNLIFDGNSFILDKNGSTIKQLKSFSEDLSSWEIEQTKPEKKEFKNSEMSSIFDALVLGVKDYAKKCRFKTALVGLSGGIDSALVSAIATAALGSENVYCVSMPSKWSSSHSKIDAKDLARRLKISFKSIPIENLMNSFEESFIKTIDFEMAEITNQNIQSRIRGTLLMALANQEKHLLLSTGNKSELAVGYCTLYGDMNGGLSVIGDLYKTNVFKLCNWLDSEDSINHRKSYMLDTNVDIIGKNIRTKAPSAELGPDQLDTDSLPPYSILDNILKGIIEEKKDLQQLEKDGYKKDLILKIISLIKKAEFKRKQAPPILKLSSQSLGSDWRVPIAISY, translated from the coding sequence ATGAAGTTTTTACTTGCCCAAATAAATCCAGTTGTTGGAGATTTGGAGGGCAATGCAAAGAAAATACTTAATATTGCCTCAAAAGCTAGCTCAATTTCTGCTGATTTTGTTCTTACTCCTGAATTGTCATTATGGGGATATCCCGCAAATGACTTGCTTTTAAAAAAAAATTTAATCAAAAATCAATACCAAATTCTTGATAAATTAGCTTCAGATACTAATAAAAAATATGGAAACTTAAGTATCACAGTCGGAATAGCTGAGTTAATAAACGATTCTTTTTTTCCTAATCTTTATAATTCTATTGCGTTAGTTGAGGGCGGTGAATGGAGAATAATTGCTCGTAAAATTATTCTTCCCACTTATGAAGTATTTGATGAGAAAAGATATTTTAGATCAGAAGAAAAAGTTTCTGTATTGATTAAAAAAATTAAAAATCAAACTTGGCGACTTGGCTTCACTATATGTGAGGATTTATGGGTCAACAAAAATATAGAGGGTAGAGGAATTCATAGAAAAAATCCCATTGTTGATTTAAAGAAAAAAGAAGTTGATATTTTAGTTAATTTATCAGCCTCCCCATACACTCTGAAAAAGTTAGAGCTAAGATCCAAGGTTTCTAGTTTTGCTGCACAATATCTTCAAGTACCGCTGATTTATGTCAACCAGATTGGAGCGAATGATAATTTAATTTTTGATGGAAATAGTTTTATTCTTGATAAGAATGGATCTACAATTAAGCAATTAAAATCTTTTTCAGAAGATCTCTCCAGCTGGGAAATTGAGCAAACAAAACCTGAAAAAAAAGAATTCAAAAACTCCGAAATGTCATCAATTTTTGATGCATTAGTCCTAGGTGTTAAAGATTATGCAAAAAAATGTAGATTTAAAACAGCTTTAGTTGGATTAAGTGGTGGTATTGATTCAGCACTTGTCTCAGCAATTGCTACAGCAGCTTTAGGAAGTGAAAATGTTTATTGCGTTTCAATGCCCTCTAAGTGGAGCTCATCTCATTCAAAGATTGATGCAAAAGACTTAGCAAGAAGATTAAAGATAAGTTTCAAGAGCATTCCAATTGAAAACTTGATGAACTCTTTTGAAGAATCATTTATAAAAACCATAGATTTTGAAATGGCTGAAATAACAAATCAAAATATTCAGTCAAGGATAAGAGGCACACTTCTTATGGCTTTAGCAAATCAAGAAAAGCATTTGTTACTTTCAACAGGCAATAAATCTGAGCTGGCCGTAGGATATTGCACACTTTATGGAGATATGAATGGGGGATTATCGGTAATTGGGGATTTATATAAAACAAATGTTTTTAAATTATGCAATTGGCTTGATAGTGAAGATTCAATTAATCATAGAAAATCATATATGTTAGATACTAATGTAGATATAATTGGAAAAAATATTCGTACTAAAGCGCCAAGTGCCGAACTAGGTCCAGATCAATTAGATACTGATTCTCTCCCACCTTATTCAATTTTAGATAATATTCTTAAAGGAATTATTGAAGAGAAAAAAGATTTACAACAACTAGAAAAAGATGGTTATAAAAAAGATTTAATTTTAAAAATTATCTCACTCATAAAAAAAGCGGAATTCAAAAGAAAGCAGGCTCCTCCAATCCTAAAACTAAGCAGTCAATCATTAGGAAGTGACTGGAGAGTTCCCATAGCAATATCTTATTGA
- a CDS encoding DUF3326 domain-containing protein, producing the protein MENSPTIFIVPTGIGCEIGGFAGDALPTAKLLASASGCLITHPNVMNGGTLSEKDKNIFYVEGYSLDRLAKGEIALKRVKQQKIGIIFDSAIEKEILLRHLQVADACVSTLGINVHSYVITKKPLNIVIDSDSSKISGGIIENPDTLIDAAKCLIEKGVTAIAIVAKFPDDSDSLETNIYREGKGVDPISGVEAVISHLISKFLKVPCAHAPALNPIELNEKLDPRAAAEEIGYTFLPSVLIGLSNAPDIVELPFKNKSISLHPDQIESIVVPNGALGGEAVLAGIEKGLNIISVKNQNTLKVINEFYDYPNLYEVDNYLEAAGIILAIKKGINLDSVKRPLKKIQQYSYSDQ; encoded by the coding sequence ATGGAAAATTCACCAACAATATTCATTGTTCCAACTGGCATTGGTTGTGAAATAGGAGGTTTTGCTGGGGATGCGCTTCCTACCGCTAAATTATTAGCATCGGCAAGTGGATGTTTGATTACTCATCCAAATGTTATGAATGGCGGCACTCTTTCTGAAAAAGATAAAAATATTTTTTATGTTGAGGGTTATAGTTTAGACCGACTTGCTAAAGGAGAAATCGCTTTAAAAAGGGTAAAGCAACAGAAAATTGGAATAATTTTTGATTCAGCCATTGAAAAAGAAATATTATTAAGACATTTACAAGTTGCTGATGCATGTGTTTCTACTTTAGGGATTAATGTTCATTCTTATGTGATTACAAAAAAGCCATTAAACATAGTTATTGATTCTGATTCTTCAAAAATCAGTGGTGGCATAATTGAAAATCCTGATACTCTAATTGATGCTGCAAAATGTTTAATAGAAAAAGGAGTGACGGCAATAGCAATTGTGGCAAAATTTCCAGATGATTCAGATTCTTTAGAGACAAATATATATCGAGAGGGGAAAGGGGTTGATCCTATTTCTGGGGTCGAAGCAGTTATCAGTCATTTAATAAGCAAATTTTTAAAAGTTCCTTGTGCTCACGCACCGGCTTTAAATCCAATTGAATTGAATGAAAAATTAGATCCTCGTGCAGCTGCAGAAGAAATAGGATACACCTTTTTACCATCAGTACTAATTGGGTTGAGCAATGCACCTGACATTGTTGAATTGCCCTTTAAAAATAAATCAATCTCACTACACCCTGATCAGATTGAATCTATTGTTGTTCCTAATGGGGCACTAGGTGGAGAAGCAGTACTAGCTGGGATTGAAAAAGGTTTAAATATTATCTCTGTAAAAAATCAAAATACATTAAAAGTGATAAATGAGTTTTATGATTATCCCAATCTTTATGAAGTGGATAATTATTTAGAGGCTGCAGGCATAATTCTTGCTATCAAAAAAGGTATCAACCTTGATTCAGTTAAACGGCCTTTAAAAAAAATCCAACAGTATTCCTATAGTGATCAATAA
- a CDS encoding 2Fe-2S iron-sulfur cluster-binding protein: protein MPEYNIKVQFEQKTFSFLCSEDQDIISAAKMNGIDLPSSCCSGVCTDCASMILEGSVDQEDAMGLNDDLREKGFALLCVAYPKSDLNIVIGKEVEDDLYNDQFGKYQK from the coding sequence ATGCCTGAATATAATATCAAAGTTCAATTTGAGCAAAAGACTTTTAGTTTTTTATGTTCTGAAGATCAAGATATTATTTCAGCGGCAAAAATGAATGGAATAGATTTACCAAGTAGTTGTTGTTCTGGAGTATGTACAGATTGTGCATCCATGATACTGGAGGGATCTGTAGATCAAGAAGATGCTATGGGATTAAATGATGATTTAAGGGAAAAGGGCTTTGCACTTTTGTGCGTGGCATATCCCAAGTCAGATTTAAATATTGTTATTGGTAAAGAAGTCGAAGATGATTTATATAATGATCAATTTGGTAAATATCAAAAATGA
- a CDS encoding F0F1 ATP synthase subunit gamma, whose amino-acid sequence MANLKEIRDRIVSVKNTRKITEAMRLVAAAKVRRAQDQVLKSRPFADKLARVLENIQSRVQFEAVDSPLLSKREVKSISLVCITADRGLCGGYNTNIIKKVEIRYAELVKQGYQPNLILVGKKAIGYFQNRKDRYAIKSTFKELEQVPTVKDSEGVTNEILAEFLSENSDRVEIIYTKFITLVSCAPVVQTLLPLDPQGIAEENDEIFRLTTKDSKLLVEKSNIEKSDSEKLPSDIVFEQSPDQLLDSLLPLYLQNQVLRALQESAASELACRMTAMNNASDNAKELASTLNLTYNKARQAAITQEILEVVGGSAV is encoded by the coding sequence ATGGCAAATCTTAAAGAGATTAGAGATCGAATCGTTTCTGTTAAAAACACAAGAAAAATAACTGAGGCAATGAGACTTGTTGCAGCTGCAAAAGTTAGGAGAGCTCAAGACCAAGTTCTTAAGAGTAGACCTTTTGCAGATAAACTTGCACGAGTCTTAGAAAATATTCAATCTAGAGTACAATTTGAGGCTGTCGACTCCCCTCTATTATCTAAGAGAGAAGTAAAGAGTATCTCCTTGGTTTGTATAACTGCGGATAGAGGTTTATGCGGTGGTTATAACACAAATATTATAAAAAAGGTAGAAATAAGATACGCAGAATTAGTCAAACAAGGGTATCAGCCAAATTTAATTTTGGTAGGTAAGAAAGCTATTGGATATTTTCAAAATAGAAAGGATAGATATGCAATTAAAAGTACTTTCAAAGAACTAGAACAGGTACCCACAGTCAAGGATTCTGAAGGAGTTACAAATGAGATCTTAGCTGAATTTCTCTCAGAAAATTCTGATAGGGTAGAAATTATTTACACGAAATTCATCACTCTAGTTAGCTGCGCCCCTGTAGTTCAAACACTTTTGCCACTTGACCCTCAAGGAATTGCGGAGGAAAACGATGAAATTTTTAGGTTAACTACAAAAGATAGTAAATTACTTGTTGAAAAATCAAATATTGAAAAAAGTGATTCAGAGAAGTTGCCATCAGATATTGTTTTTGAACAAAGTCCTGATCAACTATTGGATTCGTTATTACCACTATATTTACAGAATCAGGTACTAAGAGCTCTTCAGGAGTCGGCAGCTTCAGAACTCGCTTGCAGGATGACTGCTATGAATAATGCCAGTGATAATGCCAAAGAATTAGCAAGTACTTTGAATCTAACCTATAACAAAGCTAGACAAGCAGCTATTACTCAAGAAATATTAGAAGTTGTAGGAGGTTCAGCAGTTTAG
- the atpA gene encoding F0F1 ATP synthase subunit alpha, whose translation MVSIRPDEISSILKQQITDYDQSVSVSNVGTVLQIGDGIARIYGLDQVMAGELLEFEDGTEGIALNLEDDNVGAVLMGEALGVQEGSNVKSTGKIASVPVGEAMQGRVVNPLGQPIDGKGEIPTSDTRLIEEMAPGIIKRRSVHEPMQTGITSIDAMIPVGRGQRELIIGDRQTGKSAIAIDTIINQKGQDVVCVYVAIGQKSASVANIVEVLRERGALDYTVVVSAGASEPAALQYLAPYTGAAIAEHFMYQGKATLVIYDDLTKQAQAYRQMSLLLKRPPGREAYPGDVFYLHSRLLERAAKLSDAMGGGSMTALPIIETQAGDVSAYIPTNVISITDGQIFLSADLFNSGLRPAINVGISVSRVGGAAQTKAIKKIAGTLKLELAQFDELAAFSQFASDLDEATQQQLERGKRLRELLKQPQFSPLNLAEQVAVVYAGVKGLIDEVPVEDVTKFATELREYLKLNKSEFIEEILKEKKLNDGLEATLKEVINEVKSSMLATV comes from the coding sequence ATGGTATCTATACGCCCTGATGAAATCAGTTCAATCTTAAAACAACAAATAACTGATTATGACCAATCTGTAAGTGTTAGCAATGTAGGAACTGTTCTGCAAATCGGTGATGGCATTGCAAGAATATATGGCTTAGATCAGGTCATGGCAGGTGAGTTGTTGGAATTTGAGGATGGTACCGAAGGTATAGCTTTAAATCTTGAAGATGATAATGTTGGGGCCGTTTTAATGGGAGAGGCACTTGGTGTCCAAGAAGGAAGTAACGTTAAGTCCACAGGTAAAATCGCATCTGTTCCAGTTGGTGAAGCAATGCAGGGGAGAGTTGTTAACCCTCTCGGACAACCAATAGATGGGAAAGGGGAAATTCCAACAAGTGATACAAGATTGATTGAAGAAATGGCGCCTGGAATAATCAAAAGAAGATCAGTTCATGAACCAATGCAAACTGGTATCACATCTATTGATGCAATGATTCCTGTTGGAAGAGGTCAAAGAGAATTAATTATTGGCGATAGACAAACTGGAAAATCTGCGATTGCTATCGATACAATTATCAACCAAAAAGGTCAAGATGTAGTTTGTGTATACGTAGCTATTGGTCAGAAGTCAGCATCAGTAGCAAATATCGTAGAGGTTTTAAGAGAGAGAGGAGCTCTAGATTACACCGTTGTAGTTAGTGCAGGAGCTTCAGAACCAGCTGCTTTACAGTACTTAGCACCTTATACTGGTGCAGCAATTGCTGAGCATTTTATGTATCAGGGTAAAGCAACACTTGTTATTTATGATGATCTAACAAAACAAGCTCAGGCTTACAGACAAATGTCTCTTCTTTTAAAAAGACCACCAGGAAGAGAGGCTTATCCTGGAGACGTGTTCTACTTGCACAGTAGATTACTAGAAAGAGCAGCAAAACTTTCTGATGCAATGGGCGGGGGTTCTATGACAGCTCTTCCAATTATTGAAACTCAGGCAGGAGACGTTTCGGCTTACATTCCAACTAATGTTATTTCAATTACGGATGGACAAATATTCTTGAGTGCAGATTTATTTAACTCAGGATTAAGACCAGCTATTAATGTTGGTATATCTGTTAGTCGTGTTGGAGGAGCAGCTCAGACAAAAGCAATTAAAAAAATTGCAGGAACTTTAAAATTAGAACTCGCACAGTTTGATGAACTAGCTGCTTTTTCTCAATTTGCATCTGATCTTGATGAAGCAACTCAGCAACAACTTGAAAGAGGCAAAAGACTAAGAGAGCTATTAAAGCAACCTCAATTCTCTCCTCTAAACCTTGCAGAACAAGTTGCAGTTGTTTATGCAGGAGTAAAAGGTCTTATTGATGAGGTTCCTGTTGAAGATGTTACTAAATTTGCAACTGAACTTAGGGAATACCTAAAATTAAATAAATCAGAATTTATAGAAGAGATTCTTAAAGAAAAGAAACTAAATGATGGATTAGAAGCGACACTAAAAGAGGTGATAAATGAAGTTAAATCATCAATGCTTGCCACAGTTTAA
- the atpH gene encoding ATP synthase F1 subunit delta, whose product MPLLNSVTTPYAEALLQVVNENSQTEEMVSEVKQLLELVNDSPELEKALSSPILETDAKKKIIIEIFSNKVNSSLLNFLKLLADRQRIGILTSILDRFLEIYRENSNIALATVTSAVELTDEQKGLITKKIINIAGTEKLELVTKIDPSLIGGFVASVGSKVIDASLASQIRKLGLTLSK is encoded by the coding sequence ATGCCACTTTTAAATTCAGTTACTACACCATACGCAGAGGCATTACTTCAAGTTGTGAATGAAAATTCACAAACTGAAGAGATGGTTTCTGAGGTTAAACAACTCTTAGAATTAGTAAATGATTCCCCCGAATTGGAGAAGGCACTATCCTCTCCCATTCTAGAGACCGATGCTAAGAAGAAAATCATTATTGAAATTTTTTCAAATAAGGTTAATTCTTCTTTACTGAATTTCTTAAAATTATTGGCCGATAGGCAAAGAATTGGAATCCTTACCTCAATTCTTGATAGGTTTTTAGAGATTTACCGAGAAAATAGTAATATTGCTTTGGCAACTGTTACTTCTGCAGTCGAGCTTACTGATGAACAGAAAGGTTTAATCACCAAAAAGATCATCAATATTGCTGGAACAGAAAAATTAGAACTTGTAACTAAAATCGACCCATCTCTTATTGGTGGTTTCGTCGCCAGTGTAGGATCAAAAGTAATTGATGCTTCCCTTGCTTCACAAATTAGAAAACTTGGCTTAACTCTTTCCAAGTAA
- a CDS encoding F0F1 ATP synthase subunit B produces MNLTLLATEGFGLNFNLFETNILNWAVVVFGLYKFLPGFLGKMLQKRREGILLELKDAEDRLLNATQALEKAKKDLSSAAEKASQIKADSLKRSESIRMESEKKAIEEMARIKQSAISDESSEASRAISQLRKEAVELAIKKALDSLPNRLDKTTQENLVTQSINNIEVN; encoded by the coding sequence ATGAATTTAACTCTTTTAGCTACAGAAGGTTTTGGATTGAATTTCAATTTATTTGAAACTAACATTCTTAATTGGGCTGTAGTTGTTTTCGGTCTTTATAAATTTTTGCCTGGGTTCTTAGGTAAAATGCTTCAAAAAAGGAGAGAAGGAATCCTTCTTGAATTAAAAGATGCAGAAGATCGACTCTTAAATGCAACTCAAGCTTTAGAAAAGGCGAAGAAAGATTTATCTTCAGCAGCAGAAAAAGCTTCTCAAATAAAAGCAGATTCTCTAAAAAGATCTGAATCAATCAGAATGGAAAGTGAGAAAAAAGCGATTGAGGAGATGGCACGAATTAAACAAAGTGCAATCTCTGATGAGAGCTCTGAAGCATCCAGAGCAATTTCTCAACTTCGAAAAGAAGCTGTTGAACTGGCAATTAAGAAAGCTTTAGATTCTCTACCAAATCGACTTGATAAAACAACACAAGAAAATTTGGTTACTCAATCAATTAATAATATTGAGGTGAACTAA
- a CDS encoding F0F1 ATP synthase subunit B', producing the protein MLAFNFFGATEGGLFDINATLPLMAIQVVALTYILNSLFFKPVGNVVEKREKFVSNNIIEAKNKLSEVKKLEADLLTQLQSARTEAQRIVSEAENESDKLYKEALELANNEANASKEKARLEIESQTSAARDQLSKQADDLSELIVNRLILEK; encoded by the coding sequence ATGTTGGCCTTTAATTTTTTTGGTGCTACAGAAGGTGGATTATTTGATATAAATGCCACTTTGCCTCTAATGGCGATACAAGTAGTTGCGCTTACTTACATTTTAAATTCTCTCTTTTTTAAGCCTGTAGGCAATGTTGTAGAAAAAAGAGAAAAGTTTGTAAGTAATAATATTATTGAGGCCAAAAATAAACTTTCTGAGGTTAAAAAGTTAGAAGCTGATTTATTAACTCAGCTTCAAAGTGCTCGTACAGAAGCCCAAAGAATTGTAAGCGAAGCTGAGAATGAGTCTGATAAGCTTTACAAAGAAGCACTAGAACTTGCTAACAATGAAGCAAATGCTTCAAAAGAAAAAGCAAGACTAGAAATTGAAAGTCAGACATCTGCTGCTCGTGATCAACTTTCTAAACAGGCTGATGATCTAAGCGAACTTATTGTTAATAGATTGATTCTAGAAAAATGA
- the atpE gene encoding ATP synthase F0 subunit C, whose translation MDSITSAASVVAAGLAVGLGAIGPGLGQGNAAQGAVEGIARQPEAEGKIRGTLLLSFAFMESLTIYGLVVALVLLFANPFS comes from the coding sequence ATGGATTCGATTACTTCCGCTGCATCAGTTGTAGCTGCTGGTTTAGCAGTTGGTCTAGGTGCTATTGGCCCAGGTCTTGGACAAGGTAACGCAGCTCAAGGTGCTGTTGAGGGTATTGCCCGTCAACCAGAAGCTGAAGGTAAAATCAGAGGAACTCTTCTTTTATCTTTCGCTTTCATGGAGTCATTAACAATTTACGGATTAGTTGTGGCTTTGGTACTACTTTTTGCGAATCCTTTTTCCTAA
- the atpB gene encoding F0F1 ATP synthase subunit A produces MFFNSLLTNFAALEVGQHLYWQIGNIRLHGQVFLTSWILLGALLVFISFGTKKMENDPKGLQNLLEFLWDYIRDLARTQIGEKVYRDWMPFIGTLFLFVFVSNWGGALIPWRLIKLPSGELGAPTADINTTIALALLVSLSYFYAGLSNKGWRYFEYYVHPTPIMLPFKILEDFTKPLSLSFRLFGNILADELVVGVLVFLVPLILPIPVMFLGLFTSAIQALIFATLAAYYIGEAVEEHH; encoded by the coding sequence ATGTTTTTTAATTCCTTGCTAACTAATTTTGCAGCATTAGAAGTTGGTCAACATCTTTATTGGCAAATTGGAAATATCAGACTTCATGGGCAGGTATTTTTAACATCTTGGATTTTATTAGGAGCTTTATTAGTTTTTATTTCTTTTGGAACTAAAAAAATGGAAAATGATCCTAAAGGCCTTCAAAACTTGCTTGAGTTCCTTTGGGATTACATAAGAGATCTTGCTAGGACTCAAATAGGTGAAAAAGTATATAGAGATTGGATGCCGTTCATAGGTACTTTATTTTTATTCGTCTTTGTTAGTAATTGGGGAGGCGCTTTAATTCCGTGGAGATTGATTAAGTTACCAAGTGGAGAATTAGGAGCACCTACTGCAGATATCAATACAACTATAGCCTTGGCTTTATTGGTTTCACTGTCTTATTTCTATGCAGGTTTAAGCAATAAGGGTTGGAGATACTTCGAATATTATGTTCACCCAACTCCTATAATGCTTCCTTTCAAAATTCTAGAGGACTTTACGAAACCTTTATCACTTTCTTTCAGGCTATTTGGAAATATTTTGGCTGATGAACTTGTTGTTGGTGTTTTAGTTTTTTTAGTTCCACTAATTCTACCAATACCTGTTATGTTCCTAGGATTATTTACTAGTGCAATTCAGGCATTGATTTTCGCAACTTTAGCGGCCTACTACATTGGAGAAGCTGTTGAAGAACATCATTAG
- a CDS encoding ATP synthase subunit I: MFTSVDSNRKKLEHPSNENVQFPRSLNISIIKKSKSGIANQIDYLLSQNDEYTKLQLTIFGITFIFSIFLASITGIFLGLTFGFSIFIGAISGIFYLRLLAKSIGKLGKKSSGVSKLQLLVPVCLFIFASKLGSLDIFPAMIGFFIYKPSLILYFSRS, translated from the coding sequence ATGTTCACATCAGTGGACTCAAATAGAAAAAAACTTGAGCATCCTTCTAATGAGAATGTTCAATTTCCTCGATCCCTGAATATTTCGATCATCAAAAAAAGTAAATCTGGCATTGCCAATCAAATAGATTATTTGCTTTCTCAAAATGATGAATACACAAAATTGCAATTAACAATTTTTGGAATTACTTTTATTTTTTCTATTTTTTTAGCATCAATAACTGGAATTTTTCTAGGATTAACTTTTGGTTTTAGTATTTTTATAGGTGCAATTTCCGGCATTTTTTACCTACGTTTGCTTGCCAAAAGTATAGGGAAACTTGGTAAAAAATCATCAGGTGTATCAAAATTGCAACTATTAGTTCCAGTTTGCCTCTTTATTTTTGCGAGCAAGCTAGGATCTTTGGATATTTTTCCTGCAATGATAGGTTTTTTCATTTATAAGCCTTCACTCATTCTTTATTTTTCACGTTCTTAA
- a CDS encoding FtsW/RodA/SpoVE family cell cycle protein, translating into MAISQEKIKYKRISKRKKTFSSTYKKNLSNLTESLFPLPWTIWPYEAKILVVLIAVWSILGICILGSSSWWVASREMGNWAYFLKKQIIWTIPGISIFYFVLNTKIKNLLKLSRIIFFILFFLIFLTNIAGITVNGSSRWLVLGNLRLQPSELIKPFLILEASNLFAHWNLVKNDKKLVSIFSFGLLILLILKQPNLSTASLTGILFWVMGLCGGVKLSSLCSFASLGFITGCISILNNEYQKLRVTSFLNPWKDQQESGFQLVQSLLAIGSGGLFGQGFGLSIQKLQYLPFMYTDFIFAIFAEEFGLLGCTLFLGFLAVFSYITVRIALKCRNNYTKLVSIGCGVLLIGQSIMHIAVATGSMPTTGLPLPFISYGGNSLIASFFIAGMLLRCSLESTGFIGMISTRKTLN; encoded by the coding sequence TTGGCGATAAGTCAAGAAAAAATAAAATATAAAAGAATTTCTAAAAGAAAAAAGACCTTTAGTTCTACTTACAAAAAAAATCTAAGCAATTTAACTGAGTCTTTATTTCCCTTACCTTGGACGATATGGCCCTATGAGGCAAAAATCCTCGTTGTTCTCATTGCAGTTTGGTCAATATTAGGAATATGCATTTTAGGATCATCAAGTTGGTGGGTGGCTAGTAGGGAAATGGGAAATTGGGCTTACTTCTTAAAAAAACAAATTATTTGGACAATTCCAGGAATCAGTATATTTTATTTTGTTCTGAATACAAAAATTAAAAATCTTTTAAAGTTATCAAGAATTATTTTTTTTATTTTATTCTTTCTAATATTTCTTACTAATATAGCTGGGATTACAGTTAACGGATCTTCAAGATGGTTAGTGCTTGGCAATTTACGTCTGCAACCATCTGAATTAATTAAGCCTTTTCTAATTCTAGAAGCTTCTAATCTTTTCGCACATTGGAATCTAGTAAAGAATGATAAAAAATTAGTTTCAATATTCTCTTTTGGATTATTAATTTTATTAATACTAAAGCAGCCTAATTTAAGTACTGCATCATTAACAGGAATTCTTTTTTGGGTAATGGGTTTATGTGGAGGCGTTAAACTAAGTTCTCTCTGCTCATTTGCCTCATTAGGATTTATTACTGGATGTATTAGTATCCTCAATAACGAATATCAAAAACTTAGAGTTACTTCATTTCTTAATCCTTGGAAAGATCAACAGGAAAGTGGATTTCAATTGGTTCAAAGTTTATTAGCTATAGGTTCAGGTGGTCTATTCGGTCAAGGTTTTGGCTTGTCTATACAAAAATTACAATACCTACCTTTTATGTACACAGATTTTATTTTTGCCATTTTTGCTGAAGAATTTGGTTTATTAGGTTGTACTTTATTCCTAGGTTTTCTAGCAGTTTTTTCTTATATAACTGTAAGAATTGCTCTAAAGTGCAGGAACAACTATACAAAATTAGTTTCTATTGGATGTGGTGTATTGTTGATAGGTCAATCAATAATGCATATTGCTGTAGCAACAGGCTCTATGCCTACTACAGGCTTGCCACTACCTTTCATTAGTTATGGTGGCAATTCATTAATCGCATCATTTTTTATTGCAGGGATGTTACTGAGATGTTCATTAGAATCTACAGGCTTCATAGGTATGATTAGTACACGAAAGACTCTTAATTAG